One Bombina bombina isolate aBomBom1 chromosome 5, aBomBom1.pri, whole genome shotgun sequence DNA segment encodes these proteins:
- the LOC128659635 gene encoding protein Churchill-like, producing MCRGCVQEKYPERGNTCLETGSFLLNYLSCAQCNKRDFVLIGNKATEEEDGEEIITYDHMCKNCHHVIAKHEYTFSVVDDYQEYTMLCMLCGRAEDSISVLPDDPRQMAPLF from the coding sequence ATGTGTAGGGGCTGTGTGCAGGAGAAGTATCCTGAGCGGGGTAACACCTGCTTAGAGACTGGATCATTTTTGCTAAACTACTTAAGCTGTGCTCAGTGCAATAAACGAGATTTTGTGCTCATTGGCAACAAAGCAACAGAAGAAGAAGATGGCGAAGAAATCATCACTTATGACCATATGTGTAAAAACTGCCACCATGTTATCGCAAAGCACGAGTATACTTTCAGTGTTGTAGATGACTATCAGGAGTACACCATGCTCTGTATGTTGTGTGGAAGAGCAGAGGATTCAATCAGTGTTCTTCCAGATGACCCAAGACAGATGGCTCCCCTGTTCTAA